AATGTATAATATTCTTTTTTAATATTTGTGAAAATAGAACAATATGTAAATAAAAATCCTATTGACAATAAAATAAAGCCAATAAGAAGCGAATGTTTTAAACTCAGAGATTATTTTCCATTTATTTCGTCAAGGATTTCTTGGATCTTATCTTGACATTGTCCGCAAACAGTACCAGCCATTGTTTCGTCACCAACTTCATCAA
Above is a genomic segment from Bacteroidales bacterium containing:
- a CDS encoding (2Fe-2S)-binding protein: MEKDVIICNCNEIYKSEIVKAIKGKGLKTVDEVGDETMAGTVCGQCQDKIQEILDEINGK